The following proteins come from a genomic window of Malus domestica chromosome 02, GDT2T_hap1:
- the LOC103426959 gene encoding uncharacterized protein isoform X2, with protein sequence MDLFKAGLMKVSDLDHTMQISDVDSCNKEVDERLQEAATVRKKLPMPKPPTKWKLLPKQKVKQNISRIPIFLMALLRFLSIVIYKGCDSSCWHQNKVCRRLLTDDKREACIS encoded by the exons ATGGATCTGTTCAAAGCTGGGCTAATGAAAGTTTCAGATCTTGATCATACAATG CAAATTAGCGACGTCGACTCCTGTAACAAAGAGGTTGATGAGAGACTTCAAGAGGCTGCAACAGTACGCAAAAAG CTGCCAATGCCTAAACCTCcaacaaaatggaaacttttgcCAAAACAAAAG GTTAAACAAAATATCTCcaggatccccatttttttaatGGCGCTGTTAAG GTTTTTGTCAATTGTTATTTACAAAGGTTGTGACTCTTCGTGCTGGCACCAAAATAAAGTTTGTAGAAGGTTGTTGACTGACGATAAAAG agaagcatgcatatcatga
- the LOC103418491 gene encoding NADP-dependent D-sorbitol-6-phosphate dehydrogenase-like isoform X1, whose protein sequence is MAITLNSGFNMPVVGLGVWRMEGKEIRDLVLNALNLGYRHFDCAADYKNEPEVGEALAEAFSTGLVRREDIFITTKLWNSDHGHVVEACKDSLKKLRLDYLDLYLVHFPVATKHTGVGTTGSALDEDGVLEIDTTISLETTWHAMEELVSMGLVRSIGISNYDIFLTRDCLAYSEVKPAVNQIETHPYFQRESLVKFCQKHGICVTAHTPLGGAVANSEWFGSVSCLDDPVLKNLAEKYKKTAAQVVLRWGIQRNTVVIPKTSKLERLKENFQVFDFELTKEDMDLIAKVNRKHRTNLPCKFWGVDLFE, encoded by the exons atggCGATAACACTCAACAGTGGGTTCAACATGCCAGTAGTGGGTCTGGGTGTTTGGCGCATGGAAGGAAAAGAAATCAGAGACCTCGTTCTCAATGCCCTCAACCTTGGCTATCGCCATTTCGATTGCGCTG CTGATTACAAGAATGAACCAGAAGTTGGGGAGGCACTTGCAGAAGCATTTTCGACTGGGCTTGTTAGGCGAGAGGATATCTTCATCACCACCAAG CTTTGGAATTCGGATCATGGACATGTTGTAGAGGCCTGTAAAGACAGTCTGAAGAAGCTTCGGTTGGATTATCTGGATCTGTACCTTGTTCACTTTCCTGTTGCCACCAAGCATACCG GAGTTGGTACGACTGGCAGTGCTTTGGATGAGGATGGGGTGCTAGAAATAGACACAACCATATCTTTGGAAACTACCTGGCATGCTATGGAAGAGCTGGTCTCTATGGGTTTAGTTCGTAGCATTGGAATTAG TAACTATGATATCTTTCTGACGAGAGATTGCTTAGCTTATTCCGAAGTGAAGCCCGCAGTGAATCAGATTGAGACTCACCCATACTTCCAACGTGAATCTCTTGTCAAATTCTGTCAGAAGCATGGCATCTGTGTCACTGCCCACACTCCTCTTGGAGGTGCTGTGGCCAACAGCGAGtggtttggttcagtttcatgtCTAGACGATCCAGTTCTTAAG AATCTGGCTGAGAAATACAAAAAGACTGCTGCCCAAGTTGTTCTAAGGTGGGGCATCCAACGGAACACAGTTGTCATCCCGAAGACGTCAAAACTTGAGAGATTGAAAgagaattttcaagtttttgacTTTGAGCTCACCAAAGAGGACATGGACCTGATTGCAAAGGTAAACAGGAAACACCGGACAAATCTACCTTGCAAGTTCTGGGGCGTTGATCTGTTTGAATAG
- the LOC103426959 gene encoding uncharacterized protein isoform X1 yields MGRKARHCDSEFEDDGDFDSDELNMEQEEDDFDDEHDGEEEEEDGREEGEEENGDEKNDNKDAETEELEKECMNLRHQDQDILKNLKDEDLLKGQAVKNQKALWDKALEFRFLLQKAFSNSNRLPQKPVRSLFCDSHQGVSTAYSDLVDSSK; encoded by the exons ATGGGGAGGAAGGCTCGTCACTGTGACAGTGAGTTTGAGGACGATGGTGACTTCGACAGCGATGAGCTGAAT ATGGAGCAGGAAGAGGATGACTTTGATGATGAGCACGAcggtgaggaggaggaagaagatggacgagaagaaggggaagaggaAAATGGTGATGAGAAAAACGATAATAAAGATGCCGAGACGGAAGAACTCGAGAAAGAATGCATGAATCTTCGTCATCAGGATCA AGATATTTTAAAGAATCTAAAGGACGAAGATCTTCTTAAAGGTCAAGCAGTGAAGAACCAAAAG GCTCTCTGGGACAAAGCTCTTGAGTTCAGATTCTTGCTTCAGAAAGCATTCTCAAATTCAAATAGATTACCACag AAGCCAGTTAGGTCTTTATTTTGTGATTCACATCAGGGTGTCAGTACAGCATATTCTGATCTAGTTGACTCATCAAAGTGA
- the LOC103407383 gene encoding putative laccase-9 produces the protein MGNYNNMAFLVLALVGFMFLSKANGAIHYYYFHLQETNFTKVCSTKSILTVNGTFPGPTITVNKGDTAFINVHNQGYYGLTVHWHGVKNPRNPWSDGPENITQCPIQPGTNFTYEVIFSNEEGTLWWHAHSDWTRATVHGAIIILPAAGTTYPFATPDAQETVILGSWFKGDVMEILEEALAEGGDPNVSDAFTINGQPGALYSCSNGTTYRWLVDYGKTYLLRVINAVMNEEQFFGIANHTLTVVAQDASYTKPLTTSYIMITPGQTMDILVTANQPPSQYYMASHAFMDGINVSHHNGTTTAIVQYNGNYSTPSNISLPTLPAEANTTAADNFIKQIRALASEEHPIDVPRKIHSRMFIAVAVNERICANSSCEGPDNNALSASLNNISFVTPSVDVLQAYYQGNNNGVYSSNFPDHPLDPYNYTGNVTSSTIYSDFGTRVRMIEYGEGVEIIFQGTNIIAAENHPMHLHGFSFYLVGTGHGNFDTTTSPKTYNLVDPPEVNTIGVPKNGWATIRFKADNPGVWFMHCHLERHTSWGMVTVLIVRNGNTKETSILPPPAHMPPCSKS, from the exons ATGGGGAACTACAACAACATGGCTTTCCTGGTCTTAGCTCTTGTAGGGTTTATGTTCCTGAGCAAGGCTAATGGCGCCatccattattattatttccaT ctgcaagaaacaaattttacaAAGGTTTGTAGCACAAAGAGCATCTTAACTGTGAATGGAACTTTTCCGGGACCAACCATCACTGTTAACAAAGGAGACACCGCTTTTATCAATGTCCACAACCAAGGATATTATGGTCTCACTGTTCACTG GCATGGAGTGAAgaatccaagaaatccatggtcCGATGGACCTGAAAACATCACTCAATGCCCTATTCAACCAGGAACAAACTTCACGTACGAAGTTATATTCTCCAATGAAGAAGGAACATTATGGTGGCATGCTCATAGTGACTGGACACGCGCCACCGTCCATGGTGCAATTATTATTCTACCGGCTGCAGGCACCACTTATCCATTTGCAACACCAGATGCACAAGAAACAGTTATTCTAG GATCATGGTTTAAGGGAGATGTGATGGAAATATTGGAAGAGGCTCTGGCAGAAGGGGGCGATCCAAATGTTTCAGATGCCTTCACAATTAACGGACAACCCGGAGCTTTGTATAGTTGTTCCAATG GGACAACATACCGATGGCTGGTTGATTACGGTAAGACCTATCTTCTCCGGGTAATCAACGCcgtgatgaacgaagaacagtTCTTCGGCATCGCGAACCACACCCTCACAGTCGTAGCACAAGACGCTTCATACACAAAACCTCTAACCACCTCTTACATCATGATAACTCCAGGCCAAACCATGGACATTTTAGTAACCGCAAACCAACCTCCCAGCCAGTATTACATGGCTTCTCATGCTTTTATGGATGGAATTAATGTTTCACATCACAACGGCACCACCACTGCAATTGTTCAATATAACGGCAACTACAGCACCCCATCAAACATTTCCCTTCCAACTCTTCCGGCGGAAGCCAATACAACTGCTGCTGATAACTTCATTAAGCAAATCAGGGCCTTGGCAAGCGAAGAGCACCCTATTGATGTCCCACGTAAAATTCATTCCAGGATGTTTATCGCTGTTGCAGTCAATGAAAGAATTTGTGCTAATTCTTCATGTGAAGGCCCCGATAACAATGCACTTTCTGCAAGCTTAAACAATATCAGTTTCGTGACTCCATCCGTTGATGTACTGCAAGCATACTATCA GGGAAATAACAATGGAGTTTACAGTTCCAATTTCCCGGACCATCCGCTTGATCCTTACAACTACACTGGAAACGTGACTAGCAGCACAATATATTCGGACTTTGGGACGAGGGTGAGGATGATTGAATATGGTGAAGGAGTTGAGATCATCTTCCAAGGAACCAACATCATCGCAGCTGAGAACCATCCAATGCATCTCCATGGTTTCAGCTTCTATTTGGTCGGAACTGGTCACGGAAATTTTGACACTACAACATCACCCAAGACCTACAATTTGGTTGATCCCCCAGAAGTAAACACCATTGGAGTTCCAAAGAATGGATGGGCAACCATCAGGTTTAAAGCCGATAATCCTG GAGTATGGTTTATGCATTGTCATTTGGAAAGACATACCAGCTGGGGAATGGTAACTGTGCTCATAGTTAGGAATGGAAATACCAAAGAAACCAGCATCCTCCCACCGCCTGCTCATATGCCTCCTTGTTCCAAGTCTTAG